A single genomic interval of Nocardioides palaemonis harbors:
- a CDS encoding protein adenylyltransferase SelO, whose translation MTSAPAPTLALSHRFAQDLPELALPWQARETPDPRLLVLDERLAADLGLDPDWLRTPDGVGLLTGTRLPDGATPVAQAYSGHQFGGWSPRLGDGRALLLGELQDTSGRLRDLHLKGSGRTPFSRGGDGLAAVGPMLREHVVSQAMHALGIPTTRSLAVVATGDVVHRETVLPGAVLARVASSHLRVGSFQYAAATGDTDLLRRLADHAIARHHPAAADAGHPHLALLESVIAAQAALVAQWMLVGFVHGVMNTDNTTISGETIDYGPCAFVDAFDPAAVFSSIDTDGRYAFGQQPVVLEWNLARFAETLLPLLADEQEAAVAVAVDALGRFRPLYSAAWTAGMRAKLGLTDDVAGETVSDLSGDLLRLMADHHVDHTSFFRRLGRAARGDAEPARSLVLDLAGFDAWADRWRALGPDAVVMDRTNPAYVPRNHLVEEALDAATDGDLDPLERLLEAVTTPFDERPGLERFLEPAPASFGAYRTFCGT comes from the coding sequence GTGACGTCCGCACCGGCCCCCACCCTCGCCCTCAGCCACCGGTTCGCGCAGGACCTGCCTGAGCTGGCACTCCCCTGGCAGGCCCGCGAGACGCCCGACCCGCGGCTGCTCGTGCTCGACGAGCGGCTCGCCGCCGACCTCGGGCTCGACCCCGACTGGCTGCGTACGCCCGACGGCGTGGGGCTGCTCACCGGCACCCGCCTCCCGGACGGCGCGACCCCGGTGGCGCAGGCCTACTCCGGCCACCAGTTCGGCGGCTGGTCGCCGCGCCTCGGCGACGGCCGCGCCCTCCTGCTCGGCGAGCTGCAGGACACCTCCGGACGGCTCCGCGACCTGCACCTCAAGGGCTCGGGCCGCACCCCCTTCTCCCGCGGCGGCGACGGGCTGGCAGCGGTCGGTCCGATGCTGCGCGAGCACGTCGTCAGCCAGGCGATGCACGCCCTCGGCATCCCCACCACTCGCTCGCTCGCGGTGGTCGCCACCGGCGACGTCGTGCACCGCGAGACCGTGCTCCCCGGCGCCGTGCTGGCCCGCGTGGCGAGCAGCCACCTGCGCGTCGGCTCCTTCCAGTACGCCGCCGCGACCGGCGACACCGACCTGCTGCGTCGCCTGGCCGACCACGCCATCGCCCGCCACCACCCGGCCGCCGCCGACGCCGGCCACCCCCACCTCGCCCTGCTGGAGTCGGTCATCGCCGCCCAGGCCGCGCTGGTCGCACAGTGGATGCTCGTCGGCTTCGTCCACGGCGTGATGAACACCGACAACACGACGATCTCCGGCGAGACCATCGACTACGGCCCGTGCGCCTTCGTCGACGCCTTCGACCCCGCCGCGGTGTTCAGCTCCATCGACACCGACGGCCGCTACGCGTTCGGCCAGCAGCCGGTCGTGCTGGAGTGGAACCTCGCGCGGTTCGCCGAGACCCTGCTCCCGCTGCTCGCCGACGAGCAGGAGGCGGCCGTCGCGGTGGCCGTCGACGCGCTGGGCCGCTTCCGTCCGCTCTACTCGGCCGCCTGGACGGCCGGCATGCGCGCCAAGCTGGGGCTGACCGACGACGTCGCCGGCGAGACCGTGTCGGACCTGTCGGGCGACCTGCTCCGGCTGATGGCCGACCACCACGTCGACCACACCTCGTTCTTCCGCCGACTGGGCCGGGCCGCCCGCGGCGACGCGGAGCCGGCCCGGAGCCTGGTCCTCGACCTCGCTGGCTTCGACGCGTGGGCCGACCGCTGGCGCGCGCTCGGCCCCGACGCGGTCGTGATGGACCGGACCAATCCCGCCTACGTCCCGCGCAACCACCTCGTCGAGGAGGCGCTGGACGCCGCGACCGACGGCGACCTCGACCCGCTGGAGCGGCTCCTCGAGGCCGTCACCACGCCCTTCGACGAGCGTCCCGGCCTCGAGCGGTTCCTCGAGCCGGCGCCCGCGTCGTTCGGGGCGTACCGCACGTTCTGCGGCACCTGA
- a CDS encoding peptide chain release factor 3 yields the protein MPDTRPRRTFAVISHPDAGKSTLTEALALHARVITEAGAVHGKGDRRATVSDWMAMEKARGISITSAALQFVHQDHVINLVDTPGHSDFSEDTYRVLSAVDSAVMLVDAGKGLEPQTLKLFKVCALRGIPVMTVINKWDRPGLSALELMDLIQEKIGLRPTPLTWPVGEAGDFRGVIDRRTGEFVKYTRTAGGATRAPERRMDAAEVEEADALPWATAVEEHELLSLDEADHDQERFLAGETTPVMFASALQNFGVAQLLDLLLDIAPDPGPTAGVDGSVRQVDDPFSAFVFKVQSGMNNAHRDRLAYARVVSGTFERGMVVNHAATGKPFATKFAQSVFGRDTAAVETARPGDIIGFVNAQALRVGDTVHVGERIEYPPVPSFAPEHFVTASAGDIGRYKQFRRGIEQLDQEGVVQVLRSDLRGDQNPVLAAVGPMQFEVVEDRMTHEFNSPIRFSRLDYQVARRTDAAGAAALAGKRGVEVLERSDGTRLALFVDQWRAMVTARDNPDIMLEALPAGGS from the coding sequence GTGCCCGACACCCGCCCCCGCCGTACGTTCGCCGTCATCAGCCACCCCGACGCCGGCAAGTCGACCCTCACCGAGGCGCTCGCCCTGCACGCCCGGGTGATCACGGAGGCAGGTGCGGTCCACGGCAAGGGTGACCGGCGCGCGACGGTGTCGGACTGGATGGCGATGGAGAAGGCACGCGGCATCTCGATCACGTCGGCGGCGCTGCAGTTCGTCCACCAGGACCACGTCATCAACCTGGTCGACACCCCCGGCCACAGCGACTTCTCCGAGGACACCTACCGGGTGCTGTCGGCCGTCGACTCGGCCGTGATGCTCGTCGACGCCGGCAAGGGACTCGAGCCGCAGACCCTCAAGCTGTTCAAGGTGTGCGCGCTGCGCGGCATCCCGGTCATGACGGTCATCAACAAGTGGGACCGTCCCGGCCTGTCGGCCCTCGAGCTGATGGACCTGATCCAGGAGAAGATCGGCCTGCGGCCCACCCCGCTCACCTGGCCCGTGGGCGAGGCGGGCGACTTCCGGGGGGTCATCGACCGCCGGACCGGCGAGTTCGTGAAGTACACCCGCACCGCCGGCGGCGCCACCCGCGCCCCCGAGCGCCGGATGGACGCCGCCGAGGTCGAGGAGGCCGACGCGCTGCCCTGGGCCACCGCCGTCGAGGAGCACGAGCTGCTCTCGCTCGACGAGGCCGACCACGACCAGGAGCGGTTCCTCGCCGGCGAGACCACCCCGGTCATGTTCGCCTCGGCGCTGCAGAACTTCGGCGTCGCCCAGCTGCTCGACCTGCTGCTCGACATCGCGCCCGACCCCGGCCCGACCGCCGGCGTCGACGGCAGCGTGCGCCAGGTCGACGACCCGTTCAGCGCGTTCGTCTTCAAGGTGCAGTCGGGCATGAACAACGCCCACCGCGACCGGCTCGCGTACGCCCGCGTCGTCTCGGGGACCTTCGAGCGCGGCATGGTGGTCAACCACGCCGCCACCGGCAAGCCGTTCGCGACGAAGTTCGCCCAGTCGGTCTTCGGGCGCGACACCGCAGCGGTCGAGACCGCGCGGCCCGGCGACATCATCGGGTTCGTCAACGCCCAGGCGCTGCGCGTCGGCGACACGGTCCACGTCGGTGAGCGGATCGAGTACCCGCCGGTCCCGAGCTTCGCCCCCGAGCACTTCGTGACCGCCAGCGCCGGCGACATCGGCCGCTACAAGCAGTTCCGGCGCGGGATCGAGCAGCTCGACCAGGAGGGCGTGGTCCAGGTGCTGCGCTCGGACCTGCGCGGCGACCAGAACCCGGTCCTCGCGGCGGTCGGTCCGATGCAGTTCGAGGTCGTCGAGGACCGGATGACCCACGAGTTCAACTCGCCGATCCGCTTCTCCCGCCTCGACTACCAGGTCGCCCGCCGCACCGACGCGGCCGGCGCGGCCGCCCTCGCCGGCAAGCGCGGCGTCGAGGTGCTCGAGCGCAGCGACGGCACCCGCCTCGCGCTGTTCGTCGACCAGTGGCGCGCGATGGTCACCGCCCGCGACAACCCCGACATCATGCTCGAGGCGCTGCCCGCCGGCGGCAGCTGA
- a CDS encoding HU family DNA-binding protein produces MNKRELVDAVAEKTDLSKSDAEKALDAVFGAVASALEAGDKVAVPGFGTFDVRERAARTGRNPQTGETMEIAASRSAGFKPATALKTALNG; encoded by the coding sequence ATGAACAAGCGTGAGCTCGTCGACGCCGTCGCCGAGAAGACCGACCTGTCCAAGTCCGACGCGGAGAAGGCGCTCGACGCCGTCTTCGGCGCCGTCGCGTCGGCCCTCGAGGCCGGCGACAAGGTCGCCGTCCCCGGCTTCGGCACGTTCGACGTGCGCGAGCGTGCCGCTCGTACCGGCCGCAACCCGCAGACCGGCGAGACCATGGAGATCGCCGCGTCCCGCAGCGCCGGCTTCAAGCCCGCCACCGCGCTGAAGACCGCGCTCAACGGCTGA
- a CDS encoding Fur family transcriptional regulator, with amino-acid sequence MSTTDPTPRAFGEKGRRDTRQRRALREHLEASDTFTSAQRVYDDLRAGGDKVGLATVYRTLQAMAEAGEVDTLRTDDGETLFRKCGPRHHHHLVCRRCGRTVEVDGPSVERWATQAAEDHGFTDVTHVVELFGHCPACR; translated from the coding sequence ATGTCGACGACCGACCCGACCCCCCGCGCCTTCGGCGAGAAGGGTCGCCGCGACACCCGCCAGCGCCGCGCGCTGCGCGAGCACCTCGAGGCCAGCGACACCTTCACGAGCGCCCAGCGGGTCTACGACGACCTGCGCGCCGGCGGCGACAAGGTGGGCCTGGCGACCGTCTACCGCACGCTCCAGGCGATGGCCGAGGCCGGCGAGGTCGACACCCTCCGCACCGACGACGGCGAGACCCTCTTCCGCAAGTGCGGGCCGCGTCACCACCACCACCTCGTCTGCCGCCGCTGCGGCCGGACGGTCGAGGTCGACGGCCCGAGCGTCGAGCGGTGGGCCACCCAGGCCGCCGAGGACCACGGCTTCACCGACGTCACCCACGTGGTGGAGCTCTTCGGGCACTGCCCCGCCTGCCGCTGA
- a CDS encoding type B 50S ribosomal protein L31 yields MLVLRSCSEAGHAPPYGPVAFRDRSTGHLVLTRSTLVGREASERVEVDGVTYPVVDVDVTSDSHPFWTGTARTLDSEGRVEKFRRRYGAGR; encoded by the coding sequence ATTCTCGTTCTAAGGAGCTGTAGTGAAGCAGGACACGCACCCCCGTACGGCCCCGTGGCCTTCCGCGACCGGTCGACCGGCCACCTCGTGCTCACCCGATCGACGCTGGTCGGACGCGAGGCCTCCGAGCGGGTCGAGGTCGACGGCGTGACCTACCCGGTCGTCGACGTCGACGTCACCAGCGACAGCCACCCGTTCTGGACCGGTACGGCGCGCACGCTCGACAGCGAGGGCCGCGTGGAGAAGTTCCGCCGCCGCTACGGGGCCGGTCGATGA
- a CDS encoding CobW family GTP-binding protein, with protein MRTRVLVVTGVDPVAMDSTLMTLAWDLPSAVSVRHRIDPHSQVLTRTVSDISGILERVEVQLEHACVSCALREDILPTLERLARDRRWSSIVAGLPLGTEAQQLAHALGNDTRLARHLQLSSIVAAVGATNTVGDLLGDALLRERDAHSNPHDDRGVGEVACAQVELADHVVLDADPGPESLDLVRAIARPGVPVVTDVATLDVGEIASGRHHPVLARTWCDPELDAPVPDLGESRAWRLDLRSSRPLHPDRLLDRIEDLGSGPFRSRGTFWVPTRPGDMLEWSGAGGQLSIGGYSPWGRRTPMTRLLYTGLGTPPSDLRTAFEAVLVTPAESVEQQRWDVLEDGLEPWLGDIRDVA; from the coding sequence ATGAGGACCCGTGTGCTGGTCGTGACCGGCGTCGACCCGGTCGCCATGGACTCCACCCTGATGACGCTGGCCTGGGACCTGCCGAGCGCCGTGTCCGTCCGGCACCGGATCGACCCGCACTCGCAGGTGCTGACCCGGACCGTCAGCGACATCAGCGGCATCCTCGAGCGGGTCGAGGTCCAGCTCGAGCACGCCTGTGTCAGCTGCGCGCTGCGCGAGGACATCCTCCCCACGCTCGAGCGCCTGGCCCGCGACCGGCGGTGGAGCAGCATCGTCGCCGGCCTCCCCCTCGGCACCGAGGCCCAGCAGCTGGCGCACGCGCTGGGCAACGACACCCGCCTGGCGCGCCACCTCCAGCTCAGCAGCATCGTCGCGGCCGTCGGTGCGACCAACACGGTCGGCGACCTGCTCGGCGACGCGCTGCTGCGCGAGCGCGACGCGCACTCCAACCCCCACGACGACCGTGGGGTCGGGGAGGTCGCCTGCGCCCAGGTCGAGCTCGCCGACCACGTCGTGCTCGACGCCGACCCGGGGCCGGAGTCACTCGACCTGGTGCGTGCGATCGCCCGCCCGGGCGTCCCGGTGGTCACCGACGTCGCGACCCTCGACGTGGGCGAGATCGCCTCGGGTCGCCACCACCCCGTCCTGGCCCGGACCTGGTGCGACCCCGAGCTCGACGCCCCGGTGCCCGACCTCGGCGAGAGCCGCGCCTGGCGCCTCGACCTGCGCTCGTCCCGGCCCCTCCACCCCGACCGGCTCCTCGACCGCATCGAGGACCTCGGCAGCGGCCCGTTCCGCTCACGCGGCACCTTCTGGGTCCCGACCCGGCCCGGCGACATGCTCGAGTGGTCCGGCGCCGGCGGCCAGCTCAGCATCGGCGGCTACAGCCCGTGGGGACGACGCACCCCGATGACCCGCCTGCTCTACACCGGCCTCGGCACGCCGCCGAGCGACCTGCGCACCGCGTTCGAGGCGGTCCTCGTCACCCCGGCCGAGAGCGTGGAGCAGCAGCGCTGGGACGTCCTCGAGGACGGCCTCGAGCCCTGGCTCGGCGACATCCGCGACGTCGCCTGA
- the rpmF gene encoding 50S ribosomal protein L32, whose protein sequence is MAVPKRRTSRSNTRHRRSQWKATPPDLVPITVDGEVRHVPRRLVRALERGLVDPAGRPVR, encoded by the coding sequence ATGGCCGTACCCAAGCGACGCACGTCGCGCAGCAACACCCGGCACCGCCGGTCGCAGTGGAAGGCGACTCCGCCCGACCTCGTGCCGATCACCGTCGACGGCGAGGTGCGTCACGTGCCGCGCCGCCTGGTGCGGGCCCTCGAGCGCGGCCTCGTCGACCCCGCGGGGAGGCCGGTCCGATGA
- the ykgO gene encoding type B 50S ribosomal protein L36, which yields MKVRNSIRSVKDQPGSQVVRRRGRTYVINKRNPRLKTRQG from the coding sequence ATGAAGGTCCGCAACTCCATCCGCTCGGTCAAGGACCAGCCCGGCTCCCAGGTCGTGCGCCGCCGCGGGCGGACGTACGTCATCAACAAGCGCAACCCCCGGCTCAAGACCCGCCAGGGCTGA
- the rpmB gene encoding 50S ribosomal protein L28 yields MSRTCQVTGATPGFGHHVSHSHRRTKRRFDVNVQSKRYWVPSLRRHVTLTLSARGIKTVDQRGIEAVVADIRARGGKV; encoded by the coding sequence GTGTCCCGCACCTGCCAGGTCACCGGCGCCACCCCCGGCTTCGGTCACCACGTCTCCCACTCGCACCGCCGCACCAAGCGGCGCTTCGACGTCAACGTCCAGTCCAAGCGCTACTGGGTACCCAGCCTGCGCCGCCACGTCACGCTCACCCTGAGCGCCCGCGGCATCAAGACCGTCGACCAGCGCGGCATCGAGGCCGTCGTCGCCGACATCCGCGCACGAGGAGGCAAGGTCTGA
- the rpmG gene encoding 50S ribosomal protein L33 has protein sequence MAARSNHQRPKVKLRSTAGTGYTYVTTKNRRTTPDRVVLRKYDPRVRRHVDFREER, from the coding sequence ATGGCCGCCCGCAGCAACCACCAGCGGCCCAAGGTGAAGCTCCGCTCCACCGCCGGCACCGGCTACACCTACGTCACCACCAAGAACCGGCGCACCACCCCCGACCGTGTCGTGCTCCGCAAGTACGACCCGCGCGTGCGCCGCCACGTCGACTTCAGGGAGGAGCGCTGA
- the rpsN gene encoding 30S ribosomal protein S14 yields MAKKSKIVANERRKQVVARHAERRAALKQQLRTAATVEERDAAVRALARLPRDASPVRVRNRDQVDGRPRGHLRKAGVSRITFRQMAHRGELPGITKSSW; encoded by the coding sequence ATGGCCAAGAAGTCGAAGATCGTCGCCAACGAACGGCGCAAGCAGGTCGTCGCCCGGCACGCCGAGCGGCGGGCCGCGCTGAAGCAGCAGCTGCGCACCGCCGCCACCGTCGAGGAGCGCGACGCCGCCGTCCGGGCACTCGCACGACTCCCCCGCGACGCCAGCCCGGTCCGGGTCCGCAACCGCGACCAGGTCGACGGCCGCCCGCGTGGGCACCTCCGCAAGGCCGGGGTCTCGCGGATCACCTTCCGCCAGATGGCACACCGCGGCGAGCTCCCAGGCATCACGAAGTCGTCCTGGTGA
- a CDS encoding MFS transporter codes for MTPLASYRRLLELAGPTYVLVAFVGRLPLAMSQLGTLLLVSTASGSYGLGGLSAGALAVANALGAPVAGSLADRVGQRHVVLVQSLLGATGLAALVLVVGRDAADVAVVLTAAATGLVLPQVGPLARVRWRPLTRSTGEHQRRLVDAAFSYEGAADEASFAIGPALVGLSVAVASPSGALLLAAVLLAVFGSAFALDPSARLTHATAHPLGGAGRLVGAAFVVLVVAQLTIGTLFGATQTGATVLATDAGRPGAAGLVHATLGVGSAIAGLATAYVPERVSHQRRALAAACALLVLSLPLLLVGSLLTAAATVLLLGFAVAPYMIAVFSLAERVVPPARVGAAMTMLASATGMGYALGSSLAGRLADQSGATAAFCVTVGATVLAVGLMSTQQRRLDRAARAGTAPLAPEVAAASTPLG; via the coding sequence GTGACCCCTCTCGCCTCCTACCGCCGACTCCTCGAGCTGGCGGGCCCGACCTACGTGCTCGTCGCCTTCGTCGGGCGTCTCCCGCTGGCCATGAGCCAGCTCGGCACCCTCCTCCTCGTCTCGACGGCGAGCGGCAGCTACGGCCTCGGCGGCCTGAGCGCCGGCGCGCTCGCCGTCGCCAACGCGCTGGGCGCGCCGGTGGCCGGGTCGCTCGCCGACCGGGTCGGCCAGCGCCACGTCGTGCTCGTGCAGTCGCTGCTCGGCGCGACGGGCCTGGCCGCGCTGGTCCTGGTCGTCGGCCGCGACGCCGCCGACGTCGCCGTGGTCCTCACCGCCGCGGCCACCGGGCTGGTGCTGCCGCAGGTCGGCCCGCTGGCGCGGGTGCGGTGGCGGCCGCTCACCCGGTCGACCGGCGAGCACCAGAGGCGGCTGGTCGACGCCGCGTTCTCCTACGAGGGCGCGGCCGACGAGGCGTCGTTCGCCATCGGCCCTGCCCTCGTCGGTCTCTCGGTCGCCGTCGCCTCCCCGTCCGGCGCCCTGCTGCTCGCCGCGGTCCTGCTCGCCGTCTTCGGGTCCGCGTTCGCGCTCGACCCCTCGGCCCGCCTGACCCACGCCACCGCCCACCCGCTCGGTGGCGCGGGGCGGCTCGTGGGCGCCGCCTTCGTGGTGCTCGTGGTCGCGCAGCTGACCATCGGCACGCTGTTCGGTGCGACCCAGACCGGCGCGACCGTCCTGGCCACCGACGCCGGCCGACCCGGCGCCGCCGGCCTGGTGCACGCCACGCTCGGCGTCGGCAGCGCGATCGCCGGCCTGGCGACGGCGTACGTCCCCGAGCGGGTCTCCCACCAGCGCCGCGCGCTCGCCGCGGCGTGCGCGCTGCTCGTCCTCTCGCTCCCGCTGCTGCTCGTCGGGTCGCTGCTGACGGCCGCAGCCACGGTGCTGCTGCTCGGCTTCGCGGTCGCGCCCTACATGATCGCGGTCTTCTCGCTCGCCGAGCGGGTCGTGCCGCCGGCCCGGGTCGGCGCCGCGATGACGATGCTGGCCAGCGCGACCGGCATGGGCTATGCCCTGGGCTCGAGCCTGGCGGGACGGCTCGCCGACCAGTCCGGCGCGACCGCCGCCTTCTGCGTGACCGTCGGCGCGACCGTGCTCGCCGTCGGGCTGATGTCGACCCAGCAGCGCCGGCTCGACCGCGCCGCCCGCGCCGGCACAGCCCCACTGGCGCCGGAGGTCGCCGCGGCGTCGACGCCCCTCGGCTGA
- a CDS encoding glycoside hydrolase family 16 protein codes for MSPRPVRRLLLAALAVALLGPVALQAPTSYAAGDGEEAAPSSSLQVTPHQRVRLEVLPPVVQRGRDAAAADAARSPLVVTARPARQGRRVRLQVLRDGTWDTLATRRQDGRGRVEMAAATSADGHALTYRVRVMATRGLRGITSRPVSTQPWLRPSFGDEFSGTSVGPSWSTRSPEVVPGSRRSCAKGDPDAVRVEGGTARLSVLVDPDATGRCRIRGRDQEKARGSYAYRLNGHIGTEGRYAFRYGVAAARVRFHRMRGQHGAFWLQPASGMYPGAAGSEIDVVEYFGDHHPQGGLATFMHRYEGRRRVSSGGWVRDQASFLGGPRDGWSRNFHVFSVEWRPRLLVFRIDGRETGRMRRGVSAVDQFPILSLISADYELPKIKERHLPQHMEVDWVRVWETGAPGAP; via the coding sequence ATGTCACCCCGTCCCGTCCGCCGCCTCCTCCTCGCCGCGCTCGCCGTTGCCCTCCTCGGTCCCGTCGCGCTGCAGGCGCCCACGTCGTACGCCGCAGGAGACGGCGAGGAGGCCGCTCCGAGCTCGTCGCTGCAGGTCACGCCGCACCAGCGGGTGCGGCTCGAGGTGCTGCCGCCGGTCGTGCAGCGCGGCCGCGACGCCGCCGCCGCGGACGCTGCCCGTTCGCCACTGGTCGTGACCGCGCGACCCGCCCGACAGGGACGGCGGGTGCGGTTGCAGGTGCTGCGCGACGGCACGTGGGACACCCTCGCGACGCGCCGCCAGGACGGCCGCGGCCGCGTCGAGATGGCCGCCGCGACCTCGGCAGACGGGCACGCACTGACCTACCGGGTGCGGGTGATGGCGACCCGCGGCCTGCGCGGGATCACCAGCCGCCCGGTCAGCACGCAGCCGTGGCTGCGGCCGTCGTTCGGCGACGAGTTCTCCGGCACCTCCGTCGGCCCGTCCTGGAGCACCCGGAGCCCCGAGGTGGTCCCGGGCAGCCGGCGCTCGTGCGCCAAGGGCGACCCCGACGCGGTGCGGGTGGAGGGCGGCACGGCGCGGCTCAGCGTGCTCGTCGACCCCGACGCCACCGGACGGTGCCGGATCCGGGGGAGGGACCAGGAGAAGGCGCGCGGCAGCTATGCGTACCGCCTCAACGGCCACATCGGCACCGAGGGCCGCTACGCGTTCCGCTACGGCGTCGCCGCTGCCCGCGTGCGCTTCCACCGGATGCGGGGGCAGCACGGCGCGTTCTGGCTCCAGCCCGCCAGCGGGATGTACCCCGGGGCGGCCGGCAGCGAGATCGACGTCGTCGAGTACTTCGGCGACCACCACCCGCAGGGCGGGCTGGCGACCTTCATGCACCGCTACGAGGGTCGCCGGCGGGTGAGCAGCGGCGGCTGGGTCCGCGACCAGGCGTCGTTCCTCGGCGGACCGCGCGACGGCTGGTCGCGCAACTTCCACGTGTTCTCGGTCGAGTGGCGTCCGCGGCTGCTGGTGTTCCGGATCGACGGCCGCGAGACCGGGCGGATGCGACGCGGTGTCTCGGCCGTCGACCAGTTCCCGATCCTCAGCCTGATCTCGGCCGACTACGAGCTGCCGAAGATCAAGGAGCGGCACCTGCCCCAGCACATGGAGGTCGACTGGGTGCGGGTCTGGGAGACGGGCGCGCCGGGTGCCCCCTGA